The Couchioplanes caeruleus sequence CGAGTTTCGCAGCGAGAGCGCCCGCCGGGCCCGCGAGGCGAACGCCGCGCTGCTGGAGCCGATCGAGCCCGGCGGCGTACCGGACACGGACGACACGCTGACGCTGCTGTTCCTCTGCTGTCATCCCGCTTTGTCCGCGCCGTCGCAGCTCGCCCTCACGCTGCGGGCCGTCGGCGGACTCAGCACCGCCGAGATCGCCCGGGCGTTCCTGGTGCCGGAGGCCACCATGGCGCAGCGGATCAGCCGGGCCAAGCAGAAGATCAGGAAGAGCGGTTCCGGCTTCGCGCCACCCGCGGCCGACGATCGCTCCGCCCGGCTGCAGGTCGTCCGACAGGTGCTCTACCTGCTCTTCAACGAGGGGTACACCGCCAGTTCCGGGCCGGGTCTGCACCGGGCCGACCTGACCGCCGAGGCGATCCGGCTCACCCGGCTGCTGCACCGGCTCTCCCCGGACGGCGAGACCGCCGGGCTGCTCGCGCTGATGCTGCTGACGGATGCCCGGCGGGCCGCACGCACGGACGCGCAGGGCGCCCTCGTGCCGCTCGACGCGCAGGACCGGACGCGGTGGAACCGGGAGCTGATCGCCGAGGGCGTGGCCCTGGTGTCCGCGACGCTGGGGCGGTGGCCGCTCGGGCCGTACCAACTGCAGGCCGCCATCGCCGCCGTGCACGACGAGGCGCCGGCCGCCGAGCGGACCGACTGGCCGCAGATCCTCGCCCTCTACGAGGTCCTCGAACGGGTCGCGCCCGGCCCGGTGGTCACGCTGAACAAGGCCGTCGCGGTGGCCCGGGCCCGCGGGCCGCTCGCCGGACTCACCGTGCTCGCCGAGCTGGACGGCGACGAGCGGATGAAGGACAACCATCGCCTCGAGGCGGTCCGCGCCCACCTGCTGGAGCTCGTCGGCGACGCGGCCGCCGCCCACGCCGCCTACCGGAGGGCCGCCACGATGACCGCGAGCCTGCCCGAGCAGCGCTACCTCATGCTCCGCGCCGCCGAGCTGGCTCCCACCCCGGACCCGACCCGCTCCGCGCGCCCGGCCTGACGGCCCCGATCGGCGCTTCACGAGTGGTGACACCCGGGACCGGGCGGCGCTGCGCGGGGGAGTGGTGATCCCCGAATCGCGGCGGCCCTTCGTGGCGGGCTGGTGGGGCTGGTCCGTGGGGAGATCCGTACCTGACCCGAACATCGCGACGGGCGTTGCGCGGGCAGAATGGGCGCGTGAGCGATGCATCCTCCAAGGGGCTCGTCCTGGTCGTCGAGGACGAGCGTCCCATCGCCGACCTCGTGCGCATGTATCTGAGCCGCGACGGCTTCGGCGTGCACGTCGAGCACGACGGCACCGCCGGGCTGGCCGCCGCGCGGCGGATGCGGCCGGTGGCCTGCATCCTCGACATCGCGCTGCCCGGCATGGAGGGCACCGACATCTGCCGCCGGCTGCGGGAGGACGGCGACTGGACGCCGGTCGTCTTCCTCACCGCCCGCGACGACGAGGTCGACCGGATCCTCGGGCTCGAGCTCGGCGGCGACGACTACCTGACCAAGCCGTTCAGCCCGCGGGAGCTGGTCGCACGGGTGCGGGCGCTGCTGCGCCGGGCCGCCGGGCCGCCCGACGGGGGCCGGGTGCGCAGCCTCGGCCCGGTCTCCCTCGATCCCACCCGCCGGCTGGTCACCGTGGACGGCGTGGCGCTGTCGCTCACCCCGACCGAGTTCGACCTGCTCGGCCACCTGTTGCACCGGCCCGGGCGGGTCTTCACCCGGGAGGAGCTGCTGGCCGGCGTCTGGGGGTACGCGTCGCATGCCGGCACCCGTACGGTCGATGTGCACGTCGCCCAGGTGCGCGCCAAGCTCGGCTCCGCCGCGGGGGTGATCCGCACCGTGCGTGGGGTCGGCTACACCGCCGATGCGTAGATTCTTCTCCACCCTGGCAGGGCGGACCGTCCTGGTCACCGCCGCCACCGCGGTCGTCGCCGTGATCATCACCGCGCTGGTGGCCCTGCCGATCGCGGCCCGTTCGGCCAACAACGCCGCCCGGGTCGAGCTGATGGAGAAGTCCAAGCTGGCCGTGGAGTTGCTCAGCGCCGAGAAGCCCGCCCCCCGGGCGCGCATCGTCGAGCGGCTGCGCGAGAACGACATCGACATCTACCTCGTGCGGCGTGGGGTCGTCGACCGGCCCGGGCTGCCGACGCGGGTGATCGAGCAGGTGGCCGCGGGTGCGGTCGTCGAGACCCGGGGCGTCGTCGGCGGCCGTACCGTCCTGATCGCCGGGAGTCCGCTGCGCGGCAACAACAGCGGCGTCGTGCTCACCCGCCCCGCCCTGCCGGGTACGGCCGGCCGCGTGCTCAGCGGCGTGTGGGTCGCGCTGCTCGCCGGGCTCCTCGGCGGGGTCGGCGCCGGGGCGTTGCTCGCCCACTTCACCGCGCGGCCGTTGCGGCAGGCGGCGGTCGCGGCCGGGCGTCTGTCGGCCGGGGACCGGTCGGTGCGGCTGGCGGTGCGCCCGCCTGTGGAAGCCGCCGAGCTGGCGTCGGCGCTCAACCAGCTCGGCGCGGCGTTGCAGATCAGCGAGGGCCGGGAGCGTGACTTCCTCCTCTCGGTCTCCCACGAGCTGCGGACGCCGCTCGCCACGATCCGCGGGTACGCCGAGGCCCTCGCCGACGGCGTCGTCGACGCCGAGGGCGCGCCCAAGGCGGGCGAGACGATGCTCGCCGAGGCGGATCGGCTCGACCGGCTCATCTCCGACCTGCTCGTGCTCTCCCGCCTGGAGGCCGCGGACCTGCCGGTGGACGTCGTCCGGGTCGACCTTGTCGACGTGGTCGGTGCGGCGGGGGAGGCGTGGGCGCCGCGCTGCGGCTCCGACGGCCCTCGGCTGTCCGTCGAGCTGCCCGAGACGCCGATCGTGGTCGACACCGATCCGGGCCGGATCCGGCAGGTGATCGACGGGCTGTGCGAGAACGCGCTGCGGGTGGTGCCGGCCGGGGCGCCGCTGGTGCTCGCGGTCCGGGCGGGGGAGCACGGCGGCGTGGTGGAGATCCGTGACGGCGGGCCCGGCTTCACCGACGACGACCTCGCGGTGGCCTTCCAGCGGGGTGCGCTGCAGCAGCGGTACCGGCACGTCCGCAAGACCGGCAGCGGTCTGGGGCTCGCCCTCGCCGCGCGGCTGGTCTCCCGGCTGGGCGGGACCATCGAGGCAGGTCACGCGCCCGAGGGTGGCGCGATGTTCACGGTGATACTTCCTTACGCTCCTCGAACATGACGCTGATCCGGTCCGTGCACGCCGGGCGGAGGCTGAGCGGCATGACACGAACCCGCATCGCGCTGACCGTGACCACGCTGGGCCTCGCCGGCCTGCT is a genomic window containing:
- a CDS encoding RNA polymerase sigma factor; protein product: MTHPGPAIEGLLRELAPQVLGILVRRYGQFDAAEDAVQEALLAAALQWPGAGVPDSPRSWLVTVAGRRLVDEFRSESARRAREANAALLEPIEPGGVPDTDDTLTLLFLCCHPALSAPSQLALTLRAVGGLSTAEIARAFLVPEATMAQRISRAKQKIRKSGSGFAPPAADDRSARLQVVRQVLYLLFNEGYTASSGPGLHRADLTAEAIRLTRLLHRLSPDGETAGLLALMLLTDARRAARTDAQGALVPLDAQDRTRWNRELIAEGVALVSATLGRWPLGPYQLQAAIAAVHDEAPAAERTDWPQILALYEVLERVAPGPVVTLNKAVAVARARGPLAGLTVLAELDGDERMKDNHRLEAVRAHLLELVGDAAAAHAAYRRAATMTASLPEQRYLMLRAAELAPTPDPTRSARPA
- a CDS encoding response regulator transcription factor produces the protein MSDASSKGLVLVVEDERPIADLVRMYLSRDGFGVHVEHDGTAGLAAARRMRPVACILDIALPGMEGTDICRRLREDGDWTPVVFLTARDDEVDRILGLELGGDDYLTKPFSPRELVARVRALLRRAAGPPDGGRVRSLGPVSLDPTRRLVTVDGVALSLTPTEFDLLGHLLHRPGRVFTREELLAGVWGYASHAGTRTVDVHVAQVRAKLGSAAGVIRTVRGVGYTADA
- a CDS encoding HAMP domain-containing sensor histidine kinase, with translation MRRFFSTLAGRTVLVTAATAVVAVIITALVALPIAARSANNAARVELMEKSKLAVELLSAEKPAPRARIVERLRENDIDIYLVRRGVVDRPGLPTRVIEQVAAGAVVETRGVVGGRTVLIAGSPLRGNNSGVVLTRPALPGTAGRVLSGVWVALLAGLLGGVGAGALLAHFTARPLRQAAVAAGRLSAGDRSVRLAVRPPVEAAELASALNQLGAALQISEGRERDFLLSVSHELRTPLATIRGYAEALADGVVDAEGAPKAGETMLAEADRLDRLISDLLVLSRLEAADLPVDVVRVDLVDVVGAAGEAWAPRCGSDGPRLSVELPETPIVVDTDPGRIRQVIDGLCENALRVVPAGAPLVLAVRAGEHGGVVEIRDGGPGFTDDDLAVAFQRGALQQRYRHVRKTGSGLGLALAARLVSRLGGTIEAGHAPEGGAMFTVILPYAPRT